A window of Edaphobacter lichenicola contains these coding sequences:
- a CDS encoding JmjC domain-containing protein: MTYTYFQPEQQFSDCFKRKPFLFSHNLASNDLFSTASVEKLAEIWSRDNTKSGFFYLDRKFREWGSEDHKASLVEAFRHSDLSRMRMKLSFIHTQPKYDKVLETMTQELSELTHVDLGKEYRAPMETLFLTSPNEFTPYHIDSEDSFLLQIQGTKTIYIFDGSDKEILKDLDIEKYWAKNEIAFREEIRSRAMRFEMEPGIGVHIPMHFPHMVESGPTSSMSLSIGYESIAFDRDLFRVNHQLRKLGLNPTPPGKSKVIDNTKMAVVTGAKTITKTLKGLQHK; this comes from the coding sequence GTGACTTACACATACTTTCAACCAGAGCAACAGTTCTCTGACTGCTTCAAGCGCAAGCCCTTTCTCTTCTCTCACAACTTGGCCTCAAACGATCTCTTCTCGACGGCATCCGTGGAGAAGCTAGCTGAAATCTGGAGCCGCGACAACACCAAATCCGGCTTCTTCTACCTCGACAGAAAATTCAGAGAGTGGGGCAGTGAAGATCACAAGGCCAGCCTTGTAGAGGCCTTTCGCCACTCTGACCTCAGCCGCATGAGGATGAAACTCAGCTTCATCCATACGCAGCCAAAGTACGACAAGGTCCTCGAAACCATGACGCAAGAGCTCTCGGAGCTTACTCATGTTGACCTCGGCAAAGAGTATCGCGCGCCCATGGAGACGCTCTTCCTGACCTCGCCAAACGAGTTTACTCCGTATCACATCGACAGCGAAGACAGCTTCCTGCTGCAGATTCAGGGCACAAAGACCATCTACATCTTCGATGGAAGCGACAAAGAAATTCTCAAAGACCTCGATATAGAAAAGTACTGGGCGAAGAACGAGATCGCATTCCGTGAAGAGATCAGGTCGCGCGCCATGCGCTTCGAGATGGAGCCAGGAATCGGCGTCCACATCCCCATGCACTTCCCCCACATGGTCGAAAGCGGTCCCACATCTTCGATGTCGCTCAGCATCGGCTACGAATCAATAGCCTTCGATCGCGACCTCTTCCGCGTCAACCACCAGCTGCGCAAACTAGGTCTCAACCCCACACCTCCGGGCAAGAGCAAGGTCATCGACAACACCAAAATGGCCGTCGTCACTGGAGCCAAGACCATCACCAAGACGCTCAAGGGCCTGCAGCACAAATAA
- a CDS encoding thioredoxin family protein, with product MSRTQSTMVALGATAPAFELVDVVSGRAVGRDDVFAASWDDGRSDTENRMTGGGTSPSGRHGLLVMFLCVHCPFVKHVEEELARIGKDYEGKIAIAAISSNDVEAYPQDAPAEMKKQAERLGFRFPYLYDETQEVARAYDAACTPDFFLFDAEMALVYRGQIDDSRPRRGDSGNDIPVTGKDLRAAMDAVIAGKRPDTNQRFSIGCNIKWKE from the coding sequence ATGTCCAGGACACAGTCGACGATGGTCGCGTTGGGAGCTACGGCTCCGGCGTTTGAACTAGTAGATGTTGTGAGCGGAAGAGCTGTGGGGCGGGATGATGTCTTCGCTGCAAGCTGGGACGATGGGCGGTCTGATACGGAGAATCGGATGACCGGAGGTGGAACGTCGCCGTCGGGCCGGCACGGGCTTCTGGTGATGTTTCTTTGCGTGCACTGCCCGTTTGTGAAGCATGTGGAGGAGGAGCTTGCGCGGATTGGGAAGGACTACGAGGGAAAGATCGCGATTGCGGCGATCTCGTCGAATGACGTGGAGGCTTATCCGCAGGACGCACCGGCGGAGATGAAGAAGCAGGCAGAGCGGCTTGGGTTCCGCTTTCCGTATTTGTACGACGAGACGCAAGAGGTCGCGCGGGCGTATGACGCGGCTTGTACCCCGGATTTCTTTTTGTTCGACGCGGAGATGGCGTTGGTATATCGCGGGCAGATCGATGATAGCCGACCTCGACGCGGGGATTCAGGCAACGACATTCCAGTGACGGGGAAGGATCTGCGGGCTGCGATGGATGCGGTGATCGCGGGAAAACGACCGGATACGAATCAACGATTCTCGATTGGGTGCAATATCAAGTGGAAGGAATAA
- a CDS encoding ABC transporter ATP-binding protein, with amino-acid sequence MPPHSSTLSPQPNFPSTTPVHSTPGGSAATPVILARDLGKTYRSGKLEVPALRKVNFAITPGEFVAIVGPSGSGKSTLFYILGGLTGATTGSVLIDGVDFATLTDAERTRTRRAKIGFIFQRFNLLPTLSAIGNIEIAHDIANLGASIKRELDHPLLTHLTEMLGIQGRLDHRPNELSGGEQQRVAIARALINRPAIVLADEPTGNLDTKNSDAVLKMLRQSSRELNQTVLMITHNPEAAQIADRILHMRDGEITHIETVTR; translated from the coding sequence ATGCCTCCTCATTCTTCCACGTTATCCCCCCAGCCCAACTTCCCTTCCACAACGCCTGTTCACTCGACGCCCGGTGGCAGCGCTGCAACGCCTGTTATCCTCGCTCGCGATCTCGGCAAGACGTACCGTTCCGGCAAACTCGAGGTTCCTGCACTTCGCAAGGTCAACTTCGCCATTACACCCGGCGAGTTTGTCGCCATCGTTGGCCCCTCCGGCTCCGGGAAGTCCACTCTCTTTTACATTCTCGGCGGCCTCACCGGAGCTACCACCGGCTCCGTCCTCATCGACGGCGTAGACTTCGCCACCCTCACCGATGCAGAGCGAACTCGCACCCGCCGCGCCAAGATTGGGTTCATCTTCCAGCGTTTCAATCTCCTGCCCACTCTCTCGGCCATAGGCAACATTGAGATCGCCCACGACATCGCCAATCTCGGCGCCTCGATCAAGCGAGAACTCGACCACCCTCTTCTCACCCACCTCACCGAGATGCTCGGCATCCAGGGCCGTCTCGACCACCGGCCAAACGAGTTATCCGGCGGAGAGCAGCAGCGCGTAGCCATCGCCCGAGCCCTCATCAACCGCCCCGCTATCGTCTTGGCCGACGAGCCCACCGGCAACCTCGATACGAAAAACTCAGATGCCGTTCTAAAGATGCTTCGCCAGTCCAGCCGGGAACTCAACCAGACGGTCCTCATGATTACCCACAACCCCGAGGCCGCCCAGATCGCCGATCGGATCCTCCATATGCGTGACGGCGAAATTACTCATATTGAAACCGTTACGCGTTAG
- a CDS encoding carbonic anhydrase: MDAVLEELKTGIRKFRMGVYPENKDTYVKAASEPQTPHALIVTCADSRIDPELITQSQPGDVFVTRNVGNLVPAYGEMLGGVSAVIEYAVTALKVRHVVVCGHSDCGAMKGLLHPEALEKMPTVKSWLKNAHAALSVASSLAKPDEEPGVLMRRLTEENVLLQIQHLRTHPSVAGAAARGELTISGWIYDIGKGEVRISEDGSRTFVPVTIQGESE; this comes from the coding sequence ATGGATGCTGTACTGGAAGAGCTAAAAACTGGGATACGGAAGTTTCGAATGGGTGTCTATCCTGAGAACAAGGATACTTACGTCAAGGCAGCGAGCGAGCCTCAGACGCCGCATGCTTTGATCGTGACTTGTGCGGACTCTCGAATTGATCCTGAGTTGATTACACAATCGCAGCCCGGAGATGTATTTGTAACTCGAAATGTCGGAAACCTGGTGCCGGCGTACGGCGAGATGCTTGGCGGCGTGAGTGCGGTGATCGAATATGCCGTTACGGCACTGAAGGTGCGGCATGTCGTGGTGTGCGGACACAGTGATTGCGGAGCGATGAAGGGACTGCTGCACCCTGAAGCGCTGGAGAAGATGCCGACCGTGAAGAGCTGGTTGAAGAACGCGCATGCGGCGTTGAGTGTGGCGAGTTCGCTCGCCAAGCCTGACGAGGAACCAGGTGTGCTGATGCGCCGGCTGACCGAGGAGAATGTTTTGTTGCAAATTCAGCATCTGCGGACGCATCCGTCGGTTGCGGGGGCGGCGGCGCGTGGGGAGTTAACGATCTCCGGATGGATCTACGACATTGGGAAGGGCGAGGTGAGGATCTCGGAGGACGGGAGTCGGACGTTTGTGCCGGTGACGATTCAGGGCGAAAGCGAATGA
- a CDS encoding HNH endonuclease signature motif containing protein, which translates to MIVPRTLAGGRTTRHALPVGPNKLPLCRWCELEILAKRRRTFCSDYCVHQWRLRTDPGYLRHQVLARDRGICSVCAIDTIAAYNALKRSRGSARAAGLRLYGMKSITSRRSLWDADHIRPVAEGGGQCDLDNLRTLCLLCHREATAQLRQRLRLTRTS; encoded by the coding sequence ATGATCGTCCCACGCACCCTCGCCGGCGGCCGCACCACTCGACATGCTCTTCCGGTCGGCCCGAACAAACTGCCTCTCTGCCGCTGGTGCGAACTTGAAATCCTCGCGAAACGCCGCCGCACGTTCTGCAGCGACTACTGCGTCCACCAGTGGCGTCTCCGCACCGACCCCGGCTACCTCCGCCACCAGGTCCTCGCCCGAGACCGCGGTATCTGCAGCGTCTGCGCCATCGACACCATCGCCGCCTACAACGCCCTCAAGCGCTCTCGAGGCTCCGCCCGCGCCGCCGGCCTACGCCTCTACGGCATGAAGTCCATCACCTCTCGCCGCAGCCTATGGGACGCCGATCACATCCGTCCCGTAGCCGAAGGCGGCGGCCAGTGCGACCTCGACAACCTCCGTACCCTCTGCCTCCTCTGCCACCGTGAAGCTACCGCCCAGCTTCGCCAGCGCCTCCGCCTCACCCGAACCTCTTAG
- a CDS encoding M1 family metallopeptidase yields MQIRCDVRLFVLLLTAFWLGWNAEPALAQAGAGAGVASGYDPRLTFAPLTLPQPVNGYRSSNGSPGPNYWQNEADYELHASLDTEAKQLSTTEIITYTNNSPDVLPSLWVQVEQNIYRKDSRSRVANGGARRRRGGDEAGPTPSTEGYVFDSVEIEQGKQTVKAEYLVDDTRMQIRLATPLSGHGGQLKIHIKYHYAIPGVWGGRTSWGATKSGEIYDMAQWYPRMCVYDDLRGWDTLPYIGAEFYLEYGHFDYFVTAPTAMIVAGSGELVNPKEVLTKTEMERLEQARNSDKTVFIRTPAEVSDPTSRPKQGGTLTWHFHMDHTRDVVWSASPVFVWDAAKINLPDGKKSLAMSVYPPESVGPDAWDKSTEYTKDTIERFSKHWYPYPWPTAVSIAGFSSGMEYPGVVFDGVEDKGPFFFWLTAHEFGHTWFPMIVGSNERRHAFMDEGFNTFIDIEESAEYAGGKYGPKRDLEYSAGGEPPDMILKVLDNAEAGTLMMPADSYPEQLGHPVSYFKGAYGMVLLREQILGPERFDWAFRKYIKDWAFKHPSPSDFFRAMESEGGEDLSWFWRGWYLNNWKYDVAVDKVEGSVVTISNRGQLVLPTPVEVRFKSGEKLRVTLPVETWLQKGTYTWTLEDKAPIGEVVVDPDHVLPDDDRSNNDKKLE; encoded by the coding sequence ATGCAGATCCGGTGCGATGTTCGTCTATTCGTGTTGCTGTTGACTGCTTTTTGGCTTGGTTGGAATGCGGAGCCGGCACTGGCGCAGGCTGGTGCTGGAGCTGGTGTGGCGTCAGGATATGACCCGCGACTGACGTTTGCGCCGCTTACTCTGCCACAGCCGGTCAATGGATATCGGTCGAGCAACGGTTCTCCGGGGCCTAACTATTGGCAGAATGAGGCGGACTACGAGTTGCATGCTTCGCTCGATACCGAGGCGAAGCAGCTGAGCACAACGGAGATTATCACCTACACCAATAACAGTCCTGATGTGCTGCCAAGTCTGTGGGTGCAGGTAGAGCAGAACATCTATCGGAAGGATTCGCGGTCGCGAGTTGCTAATGGAGGGGCGAGGCGCAGGCGTGGAGGGGATGAGGCTGGGCCGACTCCTTCTACTGAAGGGTATGTCTTCGATTCTGTAGAGATCGAGCAGGGGAAGCAGACGGTGAAGGCGGAGTATCTGGTCGACGATACGCGGATGCAGATTCGTCTGGCGACGCCGCTGAGTGGACATGGTGGCCAGTTGAAGATCCATATCAAATATCACTATGCGATTCCTGGTGTGTGGGGCGGCCGGACTTCTTGGGGCGCGACCAAGAGCGGGGAGATCTACGACATGGCGCAGTGGTATCCCCGGATGTGCGTCTATGACGACCTGCGTGGGTGGGATACGCTGCCTTACATCGGCGCAGAGTTTTATCTGGAGTATGGGCACTTCGACTATTTCGTGACGGCGCCTACGGCCATGATTGTGGCGGGGTCGGGAGAGCTGGTGAATCCGAAGGAGGTGCTGACGAAGACCGAGATGGAGCGGTTGGAGCAGGCGAGGAATAGCGATAAGACGGTCTTCATTCGCACGCCCGCGGAGGTGAGTGACCCCACGAGCCGGCCGAAGCAGGGTGGAACTTTGACGTGGCACTTCCACATGGACCACACGCGGGATGTGGTGTGGAGCGCGTCGCCAGTGTTTGTGTGGGATGCGGCAAAGATCAATTTGCCGGATGGGAAGAAGAGTCTGGCGATGAGTGTGTATCCGCCGGAGAGCGTGGGGCCGGATGCGTGGGACAAGTCGACCGAGTATACGAAGGATACGATTGAGCGATTTTCGAAGCACTGGTATCCGTACCCGTGGCCTACCGCGGTGAGCATCGCGGGGTTCTCCAGCGGGATGGAGTATCCCGGTGTGGTCTTCGATGGAGTCGAGGATAAAGGACCGTTCTTCTTCTGGCTGACGGCGCACGAGTTTGGACATACGTGGTTCCCGATGATCGTCGGTTCGAATGAGCGGCGGCATGCGTTTATGGATGAAGGGTTCAACACGTTCATCGATATTGAGGAGTCGGCGGAGTACGCGGGCGGGAAGTATGGGCCAAAGCGTGACTTGGAGTATTCGGCTGGTGGAGAGCCGCCGGACATGATCCTGAAGGTGTTGGACAATGCGGAGGCTGGGACGTTGATGATGCCGGCGGACAGCTATCCGGAGCAACTTGGGCATCCGGTGAGCTACTTCAAGGGAGCGTATGGGATGGTGCTGCTGCGGGAACAGATCCTCGGGCCGGAGCGGTTTGACTGGGCGTTCCGAAAGTACATCAAGGACTGGGCGTTCAAGCATCCTTCGCCTTCGGACTTCTTTCGTGCGATGGAGAGCGAAGGCGGCGAAGACCTGAGCTGGTTCTGGCGGGGATGGTATCTCAACAACTGGAAGTATGATGTTGCCGTCGACAAGGTGGAGGGATCGGTGGTGACGATCAGCAACCGCGGACAGCTGGTGCTGCCGACGCCCGTTGAGGTGCGGTTCAAAAGCGGCGAGAAGTTACGCGTGACACTGCCCGTAGAGACTTGGCTACAAAAGGGAACGTATACCTGGACGCTGGAGGATAAAGCGCCAATCGGCGAGGTCGTCGTCGATCCCGACCATGTGCTGCCGGATGACGACCGCAGCAATAATGATAAGAAGTTGGAGTAG
- a CDS encoding bestrophin family protein, whose amino-acid sequence MIVPRGRQLMPMLQYVGLPLLLLVLYDLAVVAAYKLLHWEWVAMPHIPLALFGSAIGIIVAFRNQSAYGRWWEARILWGSVVNNSRSWARQVTTGMLSLKGSDTAELKEMQRRMVYLQIAFVHALRQHLRKLEPWAVIAPFMEHGELESLRAEKNVPLALQQLMGKLLLECQTREWIDALQWRAMDESLNDLADAQGGAERIKNTPMPKQYDYFPQLFVHIYCVLLPLALVTNMGWLTPLGSTLVGFIFLALDKIGRDLEDPFENTIYDVPLTSITRTIEVNLRQLLGETQLPPATTPIDGVLW is encoded by the coding sequence ATGATCGTTCCGCGTGGGCGACAGCTGATGCCGATGCTGCAGTACGTTGGCTTACCGCTGCTACTGCTGGTGCTGTATGACCTGGCGGTGGTGGCGGCGTACAAGCTGCTGCACTGGGAGTGGGTGGCGATGCCGCATATTCCGCTGGCGCTCTTTGGATCGGCGATCGGAATTATCGTCGCGTTCCGGAACCAGTCCGCGTATGGCCGGTGGTGGGAAGCGCGGATTCTGTGGGGTTCGGTGGTAAACAACTCGCGGAGCTGGGCTCGACAGGTGACCACTGGGATGTTGTCGCTGAAGGGTAGCGATACTGCGGAGCTCAAGGAGATGCAGCGGCGGATGGTCTATCTGCAGATCGCGTTTGTGCATGCACTGCGACAACACCTGAGGAAGCTGGAGCCGTGGGCGGTGATCGCGCCGTTCATGGAGCACGGCGAGCTTGAGAGTCTGCGGGCCGAGAAGAATGTTCCGTTGGCTCTACAGCAGCTGATGGGTAAGCTGCTGCTGGAGTGCCAGACGAGGGAGTGGATTGACGCGCTGCAGTGGCGCGCGATGGACGAGAGTCTGAACGATCTGGCGGATGCGCAGGGCGGTGCGGAACGGATCAAGAACACTCCGATGCCGAAGCAGTATGACTACTTTCCGCAGTTGTTCGTGCATATCTACTGCGTCCTGCTGCCCTTGGCGCTGGTGACGAATATGGGATGGCTGACGCCGCTTGGCTCGACGCTGGTGGGGTTTATCTTTCTTGCGTTGGATAAGATCGGACGAGACCTGGAAGATCCTTTTGAGAACACGATCTATGACGTTCCGTTGACTTCGATCACTAGAACAATCGAAGTCAACCTGCGGCAGCTGCTTGGCGAGACGCAGCTTCCGCCGGCCACGACTCCGATCGACGGTGTGCTTTGGTAA
- a CDS encoding putative signal transducing protein — protein MQSLLADWQSLLPEARTALAAEFASRHMEFMEPSATPEDAPAEFRELITVRRYRDLSEAIVARAVIESAGIFCFLKDENLVRLDWQVSNFIGGIRLQVASSDVEAAEEILAQPIPTEFPIPDQPGFSQPRCPRCTSTDITWERQGRKAALASLYLFSLPLPRGSESWHCNSCDLRWQDDD, from the coding sequence TTGCAAAGCCTTCTCGCGGACTGGCAATCATTGCTACCAGAGGCCCGCACGGCCCTCGCCGCCGAGTTTGCCTCCCGCCACATGGAATTCATGGAACCATCAGCGACTCCGGAAGATGCTCCCGCGGAGTTTCGCGAGCTCATCACCGTTCGCCGCTATCGCGACCTTTCCGAGGCGATCGTTGCCCGCGCCGTCATCGAGTCGGCCGGCATCTTCTGCTTTCTGAAAGATGAGAATCTCGTCCGGCTCGACTGGCAGGTTTCAAACTTCATCGGCGGCATCCGCCTCCAAGTCGCTTCCTCCGATGTCGAAGCTGCCGAAGAGATCCTGGCACAGCCTATCCCCACCGAGTTCCCTATTCCAGACCAGCCAGGCTTCTCGCAACCACGCTGTCCACGCTGCACCTCCACCGACATCACCTGGGAGCGTCAGGGCCGTAAGGCAGCTCTCGCCTCGCTTTATCTTTTTTCGCTGCCACTGCCCCGCGGTTCGGAGTCATGGCACTGCAACAGTTGCGACCTGCGCTGGCAAGATGACGACTAG
- a CDS encoding magnesium transporter CorA family protein, whose amino-acid sequence MPWYQLNDANDPKLDALAKQYNLHPLHLEDTRNEDEGVKVDSGAAYTFAVFKPVRLVPDPDNPGEEMPSFSPIDIFAGKDFLITVSDPTCPTTEQALARARRDGDDEHPGKLVSLILDTIVDLYFPAIDHFDDRIDQLEDKVFDDPSPEILQAVFAIKRELIDLRRVLVNTRDAALHLQRDPNTIIDADNQPYVRDTYDHIARLLDSVETQRDLLNNTLDIYLSSVSNRTNEVMKVLTVLGTIVLPVLAISGIYGMNLKGLPFEDSPHGAEWVGGITVVATAVLLFILRKLNWL is encoded by the coding sequence ATGCCCTGGTATCAACTTAACGACGCCAACGACCCCAAGCTCGACGCGCTCGCCAAACAGTACAACCTCCACCCTCTTCATCTCGAAGACACCCGCAACGAAGACGAAGGAGTCAAAGTTGACTCTGGCGCAGCCTACACCTTCGCCGTCTTCAAGCCGGTCCGTCTCGTCCCCGACCCCGACAACCCTGGCGAAGAGATGCCCTCCTTCTCACCCATCGACATCTTCGCCGGCAAAGACTTCCTCATCACCGTCTCCGACCCCACCTGCCCCACCACCGAGCAGGCCCTCGCCCGCGCCCGCCGCGACGGCGATGACGAACACCCAGGAAAACTCGTCTCCCTCATCCTCGACACCATCGTCGATCTCTACTTCCCGGCAATCGATCACTTCGACGATCGCATCGACCAGCTCGAAGACAAGGTCTTCGACGATCCGTCCCCCGAGATTCTCCAGGCCGTCTTCGCCATCAAGCGCGAACTCATCGACCTCCGCCGCGTCCTCGTCAACACCCGCGACGCGGCGCTCCATCTCCAGCGTGATCCCAACACCATCATCGACGCCGACAACCAGCCCTACGTCCGCGACACCTATGATCACATCGCACGCCTGCTCGACTCAGTCGAAACCCAGCGCGACCTGCTCAACAACACCCTCGACATCTACCTCTCGTCCGTCTCAAATCGCACCAACGAGGTCATGAAGGTCTTAACAGTTTTGGGTACCATCGTCCTTCCAGTTCTCGCCATCTCCGGCATCTACGGGATGAATCTCAAAGGCCTACCTTTTGAAGACTCTCCCCACGGTGCAGAGTGGGTCGGCGGCATCACCGTCGTCGCCACGGCTGTCTTGCTGTTCATCCTCCGCAAGCTGAACTGGCTTTAG